In the genome of Chloroflexota bacterium, one region contains:
- a CDS encoding glucose-6-phosphate isomerase: MTDFPAVKEMLEDFRQKDTVARIWRKDHTVWKPEPKEITNRLGWLALPETMKEKVPELTSFAEEVRNAGYRHVVLLGMGGASLGAEVLHDTLGSAGGYPAFKLLDSTVPEWVAGVTESIDPARTIFIVSSKSGGTIETSTFYKYFRGLVEQAVGKERAGQNFIAITDAGTSLAKLAEEAGFRHAFLNPEDVGGRYSVLSYFGLVPAALIGVDIKYVLERADKMRRQCAADVTPQENPGAWLGVLVGTFARQGRDKLTLITSPSIGSFGLWLEQLIAESTGKEGTGIIPVMGEPLAAPEHYGDDRLFVYLRLQNDKNDDIDRAVERIKSAGQEVVTLELKDKHDIGAEFFRWEFATAVAGAVMGINPFDQPNVQAAKDAIGRVLEEFQGSGRLPSLEISDSLDGLLSDTRQSDYLAIMAYTRQMPELEKVCAELRCKVMEKYHIATTAGYGPRLLHSTGQLHKGGPNTGLFLQVTMAHQHKIPVPGAPYTFDILADAQALGDLQTLLSLKRRVVRVHLDSGDTAAFARMVSDLR, translated from the coding sequence ATGACGGACTTCCCGGCTGTTAAAGAGATGCTCGAAGATTTCAGGCAGAAAGATACCGTGGCACGCATCTGGAGGAAGGACCACACGGTGTGGAAGCCGGAGCCAAAGGAGATTACCAATCGGCTTGGCTGGCTGGCGCTTCCCGAAACGATGAAGGAGAAAGTGCCGGAATTAACGTCGTTTGCGGAAGAGGTGCGCAACGCCGGATACAGACACGTCGTGCTGTTGGGTATGGGCGGCGCCAGTCTGGGTGCGGAGGTGCTGCACGATACTCTGGGCAGTGCCGGGGGCTATCCGGCATTCAAATTGCTGGACTCCACCGTGCCAGAGTGGGTAGCAGGGGTGACAGAGTCTATCGACCCGGCACGGACCATATTTATAGTTTCGTCAAAGTCGGGCGGCACAATCGAGACGAGCACTTTTTATAAATACTTTCGTGGGCTGGTAGAGCAGGCGGTAGGGAAGGAGCGCGCCGGGCAGAATTTTATCGCCATTACCGACGCCGGGACATCGCTGGCTAAACTTGCGGAGGAGGCGGGTTTCCGCCATGCTTTTCTGAATCCGGAGGACGTGGGTGGGCGTTACTCGGTGCTGTCCTATTTCGGACTGGTGCCGGCAGCGTTAATAGGAGTTGACATAAAATACGTTCTTGAGCGTGCTGATAAAATGAGACGTCAATGTGCTGCCGATGTAACGCCTCAGGAAAATCCAGGTGCCTGGCTCGGGGTATTAGTTGGCACCTTTGCCCGACAGGGTAGAGATAAATTGACACTGATTACTTCGCCTTCGATTGGCAGCTTCGGACTGTGGCTGGAACAGCTTATCGCCGAGAGCACGGGCAAAGAGGGAACCGGAATTATTCCCGTCATGGGTGAGCCGCTTGCAGCACCTGAGCACTATGGGGATGACCGACTTTTCGTCTACCTGCGACTTCAGAATGATAAGAATGATGATATTGACCGGGCCGTGGAGCGTATCAAATCTGCGGGTCAGGAAGTGGTTACTCTGGAACTAAAGGATAAGCATGATATCGGTGCCGAGTTTTTCCGCTGGGAATTTGCCACCGCCGTGGCCGGCGCGGTAATGGGCATAAATCCGTTTGACCAGCCCAATGTGCAGGCGGCCAAGGATGCCATCGGTCGGGTCTTAGAGGAGTTTCAGGGTTCCGGCCGTTTGCCATCTCTGGAAATTTCCGACTCACTTGATGGATTACTGTCCGATACCAGGCAGAGCGATTACCTGGCGATTATGGCCTACACCAGACAGATGCCGGAACTGGAAAAAGTCTGTGCCGAACTGCGTTGCAAGGTGATGGAGAAGTACCACATCGCCACCACCGCTGGCTATGGACCACGTTTGCTGCACTCCACCGGGCAATTGCACAAGGGAGGTCCCAATACGGGACTTTTCCTTCAGGTAACCATGGCGCATCAGCATAAGATACCCGTTCCCGGCGCCCCGTACACTTTTGATATATTGGCGGATGCACAGGCGCTTGGCGACCTTCAGACTCTGCTGTCGCTGAAAAGGCGTGTGGTCAGAGTTCATCTTGACTCCGGAGATACGGCCGCTTTTGCCAGAATGGTGTCTGACTTAAGGTAA
- the hypE gene encoding hydrogenase expression/formation protein HypE, whose amino-acid sequence MPDRILLAHGSGGKLAHDIIRNSFLSALSNPILTQLDDSAIIEPAGRLAFTTDSYVVQPIFFPGGDIGKLAVCGTINDLAMAGATPNYLSLAFIIEEGLPVSDLEKVVDSVKEAANAAGVTIVTGDTKVVNRGMADKLFINTSGIGTVAAGVDISGHNARPGDILILSGTIGDHGIAVLSQREGINFSTDLKSDCAPLNGLVAEMLSASRNIHCLRDPTRGGLATTLNEIAEQSNVSIRIYEDKIPVREEVASACEMLGLDPLYVANEGKLVAVVNPDDAENILERMRKHSYGQDAVIIGEIKEENPGRVVMKTTLGTTRIIDMLVGEPLPRIC is encoded by the coding sequence ATGCCTGACAGGATTTTATTGGCGCACGGGAGCGGCGGGAAGCTGGCCCATGATATCATCCGAAATAGCTTTCTTTCTGCTCTATCTAATCCCATTCTCACGCAGCTTGATGATTCAGCAATAATCGAGCCTGCCGGCAGACTGGCTTTTACCACCGATAGCTATGTTGTCCAGCCTATCTTTTTCCCTGGGGGAGATATCGGCAAGCTCGCGGTCTGCGGCACCATAAACGACCTGGCCATGGCTGGCGCTACGCCCAACTATTTGAGCCTGGCTTTCATTATTGAGGAAGGTCTCCCAGTGAGCGACCTTGAAAAAGTGGTGGATTCGGTTAAAGAGGCTGCCAATGCTGCCGGTGTGACCATAGTCACCGGCGATACCAAGGTGGTCAATCGCGGCATGGCCGACAAGCTCTTCATTAATACTTCAGGCATCGGCACGGTAGCGGCAGGAGTGGATATATCCGGGCATAACGCCAGGCCAGGCGACATACTGATATTAAGCGGTACCATTGGCGACCACGGCATTGCGGTGCTCAGCCAGCGCGAGGGTATCAATTTCTCCACCGACCTGAAGAGCGACTGTGCCCCATTGAATGGTCTGGTGGCGGAGATGCTGTCGGCTAGTCGTAATATTCACTGCCTGCGCGACCCGACCCGCGGCGGACTGGCAACCACGCTGAACGAAATCGCCGAGCAGTCGAACGTCAGCATCCGGATATATGAGGACAAAATACCGGTTCGAGAGGAAGTCGCCAGCGCCTGCGAAATGCTTGGACTGGACCCGCTCTACGTAGCCAACGAAGGAAAGCTGGTAGCAGTAGTAAACCCTGACGACGCGGAAAACATTCTGGAGCGAATGAGAAAACATTCATATGGGCAGGACGCTGTGATTATCGGTGAGATAAAGGAGGAAAACCCGGGACGGGTGGTTATGAAGACCACGCTCGGGACCACGCGTATTATTGACATGCTGGTCGGCGAGCCGTTGCCCCGGATATGCTAG
- the rpiB gene encoding ribose 5-phosphate isomerase B, whose product MRVAIGADHGGFPLKAELTPWLRENGYEVLDMGADTLIPTDDYPDYALAVAEAVASGKAQRGIIICGSGIGACIVANKVPGVRACPCHDTYSAHQGVEHDDMNVLCLGARVVGGALATEVVDAFLKAKFSGEERHQRRLQKMLDIESQNMIKKKGG is encoded by the coding sequence ATGCGAGTTGCCATAGGTGCTGACCATGGCGGATTCCCCCTGAAAGCCGAGTTAACACCCTGGCTGCGGGAAAACGGGTATGAAGTGCTGGATATGGGTGCCGATACGCTTATCCCGACCGATGACTATCCTGATTATGCGCTGGCCGTCGCCGAGGCGGTGGCTTCGGGAAAAGCGCAGCGCGGTATCATTATCTGCGGCAGCGGCATTGGCGCCTGCATTGTGGCCAATAAAGTGCCAGGAGTGCGGGCATGTCCCTGCCATGATACGTATTCGGCACATCAAGGTGTAGAGCACGACGATATGAATGTCCTCTGCCTCGGGGCACGGGTGGTGGGGGGAGCACTGGCCACGGAAGTGGTCGACGCTTTTCTAAAAGCCAAGTTTTCCGGTGAAGAACGCCATCAACGGCGTCTGCAAAAAATGCTGGATATTGAATCGCAAAACATGATAAAGAAGAAAGGCGGATAA
- the hypB gene encoding hydrogenase nickel incorporation protein HypB yields MEIKVLKDILNANNQIADQNRQLLASKHIMAINLMSSPGSGKTTLVLRTVEALQDKARIAVIEGDVSSSIDAETLSQAGVTAIQINTGGACHLDASMVNSALANLPLDDIDILFIENVGNLICPGGFDLGEYLKVVILSTPEGDDKPHKYPLLFTQAKALVVNKTDLLPYVGFDLETFTRAFKGINQQAALFPISGLTGEGIAEWGEWVMDNLQKLRKLNP; encoded by the coding sequence ATGGAAATAAAAGTACTGAAAGACATTCTGAATGCCAACAACCAGATAGCGGACCAAAACCGCCAGCTGCTGGCCAGCAAGCACATCATGGCCATCAACCTCATGTCCTCGCCGGGTTCTGGAAAAACGACCCTTGTCCTGCGGACAGTCGAGGCACTGCAAGATAAAGCCCGCATCGCCGTTATTGAGGGGGACGTCAGTTCCAGCATTGACGCCGAAACATTAAGCCAGGCCGGAGTTACCGCAATTCAGATTAATACTGGCGGGGCCTGCCACCTGGACGCCAGCATGGTAAATTCGGCGCTGGCCAATCTTCCCCTCGATGACATAGATATTCTCTTCATCGAAAATGTGGGCAACCTCATCTGCCCCGGCGGCTTTGACCTCGGTGAGTACCTCAAAGTGGTCATTCTCAGCACGCCCGAGGGCGATGATAAACCACACAAGTACCCCCTGCTCTTCACTCAGGCCAAGGCGCTGGTAGTGAACAAAACCGACCTGCTGCCATATGTTGGCTTTGACCTGGAAACTTTCACCAGAGCGTTCAAAGGCATCAACCAGCAGGCAGCCCTTTTCCCCATCTCCGGACTTACCGGCGAAGGGATTGCAGAGTGGGGGGAATGGGTGATGGATAATTTGCAGAAGCTACGTAAACTAAATCCATAA
- the gnd gene encoding decarboxylating 6-phosphogluconate dehydrogenase produces MELGMIGLGRMGGNMARRLLNDGHRVIVFDPVPETVQALVKQGAVGTSSIAELTSRLSAPRTVWLMVPSGEVTESTVAEVAANLSAGDCLIDGGNSYYKDSMRRATVLSEKNIYFLDVGTSGGIWGLKEGYCLTVGGEVAAFRRLEPIFQTLAPSPDRGYGHVGPSGAGHFVKMVHNGIEYGLMEAYAEGFELMQAKQEFDLDLEKIAEIWRYGSVVRSWLLDLVAAALHAAPKLEGIQAYVEDSGEGRWTVQESIELGVPAPVIAQSLQNRFRSRQEQPFGTKLLAALRQQFGGHAVKKARK; encoded by the coding sequence ATGGAACTGGGCATGATAGGGCTGGGGCGGATGGGAGGCAACATGGCACGCCGTCTGCTCAATGACGGGCACCGGGTTATCGTTTTTGACCCTGTGCCGGAAACGGTGCAGGCGCTGGTGAAACAGGGCGCAGTCGGCACCTCGTCGATTGCGGAATTAACGTCCAGGCTCAGCGCACCTCGGACGGTCTGGCTGATGGTACCGTCCGGCGAAGTTACCGAGAGTACCGTAGCTGAAGTGGCTGCCAATCTATCAGCAGGAGATTGCCTAATCGATGGTGGCAACTCGTACTACAAGGACAGCATGCGACGGGCCACTGTTCTGTCGGAAAAGAACATTTATTTTCTCGATGTAGGCACCAGCGGCGGCATCTGGGGATTGAAGGAAGGGTACTGCCTGACGGTCGGGGGAGAGGTGGCGGCATTTCGGAGGCTGGAGCCGATATTCCAGACTCTGGCGCCATCGCCGGACAGGGGATACGGCCACGTTGGGCCGTCTGGAGCCGGGCATTTCGTCAAGATGGTTCATAATGGCATTGAGTATGGCCTGATGGAAGCATACGCGGAAGGTTTTGAGCTGATGCAGGCCAAACAGGAATTTGACCTGGATTTAGAAAAAATTGCGGAAATCTGGCGCTATGGAAGCGTGGTGCGTTCCTGGCTGCTTGACCTGGTGGCTGCGGCGTTGCATGCTGCCCCGAAGCTGGAGGGCATTCAGGCCTATGTGGAGGACTCCGGTGAAGGGCGCTGGACAGTGCAGGAATCCATCGAGCTGGGGGTGCCGGCACCGGTTATTGCTCAATCGCTGCAAAACAGGTTCCGCTCGCGTCAGGAACAGCCCTTCGGCACTAAGTTGCTGGCCGCGCTGCGACAGCAGTTCGGCGGGCATGCGGTGAAAAAGGCCAGGAAGTAG
- a CDS encoding ribulose-phosphate 3-epimerase: MSRNVRVVPAILTDDPSTLEKMVRQTESFTDYVQIDIMDGHFVPSRSVTWEDIAGLSINLKWEAHLMVAHPEKYCEGFRQAGAGKIIFHHEATISPHEVIHQIRNLGIEVGLAINPETPVSATASYINEVASVLLLTVTPGFYGSKFIPEVMDKVAELRDIQPGIEIGVDGGVKESNIREIAGVGVDYICVGSAVFLQPDPAESYRRLQSLVQ; the protein is encoded by the coding sequence ATGAGCAGAAACGTAAGAGTAGTACCGGCCATCCTTACTGATGACCCCTCAACCCTTGAGAAGATGGTTCGTCAGACAGAAAGCTTCACTGACTATGTCCAGATCGATATTATGGATGGTCATTTTGTGCCCTCGCGGAGCGTTACCTGGGAAGATATCGCCGGCCTGTCCATAAATTTAAAATGGGAAGCCCACCTGATGGTCGCACACCCTGAAAAATACTGTGAAGGTTTCAGGCAAGCCGGTGCCGGCAAGATTATATTCCACCACGAAGCCACCATTTCCCCACACGAAGTTATTCATCAGATTAGAAACCTTGGGATTGAAGTAGGGCTTGCCATCAACCCCGAAACGCCCGTGTCCGCCACGGCATCCTATATCAATGAAGTTGCTAGCGTTCTCCTCCTCACCGTAACGCCGGGCTTCTACGGCAGCAAATTCATCCCGGAAGTAATGGACAAGGTAGCCGAACTGCGAGATATTCAGCCCGGAATTGAAATCGGTGTTGACGGTGGCGTCAAGGAAAGCAATATCAGGGAAATCGCCGGCGTTGGGGTCGACTATATCTGCGTGGGAAGCGCCGTTTTTCTGCAACCAGACCCGGCGGAAAGCTACCGCCGTTTGCAGTCGCTGGTACAGTAG
- the hypA gene encoding hydrogenase maturation nickel metallochaperone HypA gives MLAMHEMSVTMSLLDLVLEEASKAGAGKITGVNIVLGEMTGIIDHYVQANFELLSQNTPAEGAELSFQNIPRQARCRNCAHPFQPTDFEWACPKCQSSEIEITGGSELYVESIEVE, from the coding sequence ATGCTAGCCATGCACGAGATGTCGGTGACCATGAGCCTTTTAGACCTTGTCCTGGAAGAGGCCAGCAAAGCTGGCGCCGGCAAAATAACCGGGGTAAACATCGTGCTCGGTGAGATGACCGGCATCATCGACCATTACGTTCAGGCGAACTTTGAACTGCTCAGCCAGAATACGCCCGCCGAGGGAGCAGAGCTTTCCTTTCAGAACATACCGAGGCAGGCACGCTGTCGCAACTGCGCTCACCCATTCCAGCCCACCGATTTCGAATGGGCATGCCCCAAGTGCCAGTCATCGGAAATCGAAATAACCGGCGGCAGCGAGCTGTACGTCGAGAGTATTGAGGTAGAATAA
- a CDS encoding NAD(P)-dependent oxidoreductase, giving the protein MKDRKIINVGITGASGHIGTTLTEELPDRYQFTLFYNRREIKADLAGKFKTVKADFSKAEQAQGVFEGLDAVIHLAAEPKTEASWESILHNNIIATYNVFEEARRAGVPKIVFASTNHTQHDYIGKTPLTLDRFFVPTMGFVKLSDPPAPDSYYGISKLFGENMGWYYSRRHGIQFISLRIGSTFPEDDPSIWKGTEREGHARAIFLSKRDCVEAFARALEVNTDFLLAYAISNNDRRFFDLTETKEKLGFYPKDNAEDYF; this is encoded by the coding sequence ATGAAAGACCGAAAAATTATAAACGTCGGCATTACCGGAGCCTCCGGCCACATCGGTACCACGCTGACTGAAGAGCTACCAGACCGATACCAGTTCACCTTGTTCTACAATCGACGTGAGATAAAGGCCGACCTTGCCGGCAAATTCAAAACGGTAAAGGCCGACTTCTCCAAGGCGGAGCAGGCCCAGGGCGTATTTGAGGGGCTTGATGCGGTGATTCACCTTGCCGCCGAACCGAAGACCGAGGCCAGCTGGGAAAGCATTCTCCACAATAACATCATCGCCACCTACAACGTATTTGAAGAGGCGCGACGGGCCGGCGTCCCTAAAATCGTCTTCGCCAGCACCAATCACACCCAGCATGATTACATCGGTAAAACTCCTCTGACTTTAGACCGCTTCTTTGTCCCCACCATGGGATTTGTGAAACTGAGCGACCCACCGGCACCTGATTCATACTACGGCATCTCAAAACTCTTCGGGGAAAACATGGGCTGGTACTATTCAAGAAGGCATGGCATTCAATTCATCTCCCTGCGCATTGGGTCGACGTTTCCCGAGGATGACCCATCAATCTGGAAAGGCACGGAACGCGAGGGTCACGCAAGGGCTATCTTTTTGAGCAAAAGGGACTGCGTTGAGGCATTTGCCAGAGCCCTCGAGGTCAACACCGATTTTCTGCTCGCCTATGCCATCAGCAACAATGACCGCCGCTTCTTTGACCTGACCGAAACCAAAGAAAAGCTGGGCTTTTATCCCAAAGATAACGCGGAGGATTACTTCTGA